TTCGGCGCAAATGATATGCACAAGATGAGAAAATATATATTTAATGGTGCGGTTCTGACTGGCATCATAGCACTTATCGTCACGTCGGTATGTGCTATATGTTGCAATCAGATACTGCAGCTTCTGTCCGTTCCACAGGATATATTTGATAAGGCGTACTCATATCTTATAGTTATATTCCTGGGAATCCCATTTACACTTATGTATAACTATCTGTCGAGTGTGCTCAGATCACTTGGAGACAGCAGAACGCCATTCATGTTCCTCGCTTTCTCAGCGATACTCAACATATTCCTTGATCTGTTCTGCATACTTGTACTTAAGTGGGGATGTGCCGGAGCGGCTATAGCGACGATAACTGCTCAGGCTGTGAGTGGAATATTATGTCTGGTGTACATTTTCAAGAAGGTTCAGGTGATGCACCTTGAGGCGCAGGACAGAAAGGTAGAAGGTTCAGCGGTGAAGGAACTTCTCATCATGGGAATACCTACAGGTCTGCAGTTCTCCATCACGGCGATAGGAAGTATGGTCATGCAGTCTGCAAATAACAAGCTGGGCAGTGTGTATGTATCAGGCTTCACAGCCGGTATGAGGATAAAGCAATTCACGATGTGTCCATTTGACGCATTTGCAACGGCAGCTTCGGTATTCTGCAGCCAGAACCTTGGAGCCGGACAGGCAAAGCGTATAAAGCAGGGCTTGTGGCAAGCGATTGCTGTTGCCGTGGGATATGGATTGATAGCAGGTCTTATCATGATATTCTTGGGAAGACCGCTCTCTATGATATTTGTCAAGAAGAGTGCAGTCGATGTGCTTGATGCATCTGCGAAATATCTCAGATGTATGGGATTCTTCTATTGGAGTCTCGGTATACTGAACGTGGCGCGTATGGTGACGCAGGGACTTGGATATTCGGGAAGAGCCATATTCTCAGGTGTTACAGAGATGGCAGCCAGAATCATAGTGAGCCTGGGATTTGTCGGAGCATTTGGATATACTGCCATATGTTTCGCAGATCAGACGGCATGGGTTACGGCAACTATATATATATTGCCGACATGCCTCTACTGTGTGAAGAAGTCCACGGCGAAGCTTGCTGCGGCGACGTAGTTGTATATTGTTATGGATAATTGGAAGTAAGAAAAAAACACCTCGGTTTGAGGTGTTTTTTTAAGTATTCTTAAAACTAATAAATATAAAGTTCAGTTGGTGACGATCGGTCACCAACTGGTAATATTTTGTAACCGTTTTATTTGTGCCAGTGCAATGAGAAGGTTGATATCGAGATTACTATAATATACAACAATACATTAAATCATAAATTTGTTGACTTCATCATTTATCTCAAATTTAGTTCCTTTGTCTGAAAGTCCAATATCTATCATGCCACGGCCGTCAAGTTCATCGCCAGGAAATAATATCTCTAAGTGCTTACCTTGTAACAGGCATCCGAGATCCTCTTTTGAAATCGATATATTGACGTATCTCTTGCTTTCCTTTGCAACTTCAACATTTGCCATGAAACTTCCGTCGTTTGAATTTTTTATATTATATTCAGGTTTGCTCATATTGATCGTCTCCTTGCTGTTATGTAATAATGCCATATTTAGGTATATCACTTCTTATTGTTATCATCAAGCAGTTTGGGAGCGTTTTACATATTGCTTTGAGTCAGAACCATCGGTCAAACCGTCAAATGCGTCAACTCTCAACAGGAACAGTGGAGAAAGTATTCCCACTTTGACATATCCATATATTCATTATAAAATTAACCTGATTTTAATCTTTCTCATATTTTAGATTAATCATCGGTTGGTATAGTAACAACAACAGTTGATGATATCAGCAACAAACGATTAGAAAGATGACAGATCATCGGAAGATGATGAAACTAAGATGAAGAGAAAGGGTGTAATGATTATGGATAAACTTGAAAAGGTAGAAAAGTTAAGAGCGAAAACAGGTGTAAGTTACGAGGATGCAAAGAATGCGCTTGAGGCGTGCGATTACGATCTGCTGGATGCAATTATTTATCTTGAGAAGCTTGATAAGGTGAAGGCTCCTGAAGTGGAGAGCTTTACCACAGGCGAGGAACAGAAGACATCAACAGAGTTTGAGCAGGCGCAGCAGACATATACAAATGATTGTAATAAAGTGACGTTTGGTCAGATGATGGACAGATTTTTCAAATGGTGCGGCAAGGTGTTAAAGAAGAGTGTGGACAGCACATTCATAGTAGAACGCAGAGGCCAGACCATGATAAATGTTCCGGTTCTTGTGCTTGTGATCGCACTCATACTTGCATTCTGGGTAGTGCTTCCACTTCTTATTGTAGGTCTGTTCTGTGAGTGCAGGTACCATTTTGAGGGAATAGGCGACATCAACGTAAATCTCAATAGCGCATGCGACAAAATGGCAGACTCAGTAGACAACCTTAAGTCCGACGTCAACAACAAGTAATCAGAAAGATATATAAAAACAATATCAACACAGAATAAAAAGCTATATGTAATAAAAACAACGTATATATCAAGTTGGTATAAATTGAAAAAGAAAAATATTAAAAGAAAAAACAGACATAAAAAAGATGAAAACAGGAATATCTTTTACCGATATTCTGTTAATTACCAGCTGATATAGTTTGGTTTTAAGAATGTAATGTCTGTGAAATATACCTCTGCAATGGGTAGCCGTGGCGACTGAGCTTTGGTGCTTCTTGCCGAGGCAGAGACCGCAAACGTCCTTATCGCGGTCGGTGCCGAGTGCAGATAGAAGCAAGCCAAAGTGAAGGAAGATAGGCGTAATTGCAGAGGTATATTTCACAGGCTTACTTCAAAACCAAACTAT
This sequence is a window from Coprococcus eutactus. Protein-coding genes within it:
- a CDS encoding MATE family efflux transporter — protein: MAKSMVSGKPLSLMMQFALPLLLGNLLQQTYNIIDAAIVGQILGDKALAGVGASSSIQFLVLGFCMGCCAGFGVPVAKYFGANDMHKMRKYIFNGAVLTGIIALIVTSVCAICCNQILQLLSVPQDIFDKAYSYLIVIFLGIPFTLMYNYLSSVLRSLGDSRTPFMFLAFSAILNIFLDLFCILVLKWGCAGAAIATITAQAVSGILCLVYIFKKVQVMHLEAQDRKVEGSAVKELLIMGIPTGLQFSITAIGSMVMQSANNKLGSVYVSGFTAGMRIKQFTMCPFDAFATAASVFCSQNLGAGQAKRIKQGLWQAIAVAVGYGLIAGLIMIFLGRPLSMIFVKKSAVDVLDASAKYLRCMGFFYWSLGILNVARMVTQGLGYSGRAIFSGVTEMAARIIVSLGFVGAFGYTAICFADQTAWVTATIYILPTCLYCVKKSTAKLAAAT
- a CDS encoding DUF4342 domain-containing protein — protein: MDKLEKVEKLRAKTGVSYEDAKNALEACDYDLLDAIIYLEKLDKVKAPEVESFTTGEEQKTSTEFEQAQQTYTNDCNKVTFGQMMDRFFKWCGKVLKKSVDSTFIVERRGQTMINVPVLVLVIALILAFWVVLPLLIVGLFCECRYHFEGIGDINVNLNSACDKMADSVDNLKSDVNNK